A single genomic interval of Oncorhynchus tshawytscha isolate Ot180627B linkage group LG15, Otsh_v2.0, whole genome shotgun sequence harbors:
- the LOC112214306 gene encoding ethanolamine kinase 1 isoform X2 yields MNEFFTDGITNKLLGCYVGGVMQDVVLVRIYGNKTELFVDRENEVKSFRTLHAHRCAPRLYCTFNNGLCYEFLQGQALEPEHIRSLPTSRLIARQLAKYHAIHAHNGWVPQSDLWLTMGKYFSLVPKFFQDPEMNMRLNSEVPSRRRLREEMVWMQQSLSVLGSPVVLCHNDLLCKNIIYNQQGENVKFIDYEYAGYNYQAYDIGNHFNEFAGLNEVDYSHYPERSLQLQWLRSYLEAYKEHKGQGSEVTETEVEVLYVQVNRFSLASHFFWGLWALIQAEFSTIDFDFLGYAVLRFSQYFKMKPEVGALNFPE; encoded by the exons TTCTTCACAGATGGAATCACCAATAAGTTGCTGGGCTGCTACGTGGGCGGGGTCATGCAGGATGTGGTCCTGGTGCGTATCTATGGCAACAAGACAGAGCTGTTTGTGGACCGGGAGAACGAGGTGAAGAGTTTCCGGACGCTCCATGCACACCGCTGCGCCCCTCGTCTCTACTGTACCTTCAACAACGGCCTCTGCTATGAGTTCCTACAGGGCCAGGCGCTGGAACCCGAACACATCCGCAGCCTGCCCACATCCAG GCTCATCGCGAGGCAGCTGGCTAAGTACCATGCCATCCATGCTCACAACGGATGGGTGCCCCAGTCAGACCTGTGGCTGACAATGGGCAAGTACTTCTCCCTGGTGCCCAAGTTCTTCCAAGACCCAGAGATGAACATGAG gtTAAACAGTGAGGTGCCTAGTCGAAGGCGACTGAGGGAAGAGATGGTGTGGATGCAGCAGAGTCTGTCTGTGCTGGGCTCTCCTGTAGTCCTCTGCCACAATGACCTGCTGTGTAAGAACATAATCTATAATCAGCAAGGAG AAAATGTCAAGTTCATTGACTACGAATACGCTGGGTACAATTACCAAGCCTATGACATTGGGAACCACTTCAATGAATTtgcag gTCTGAATGAGGTGGACTACAGCCACTACCCAGAGCGGAGTTTGCAGCTGCAGTGGCTGCGCTCCTACTTGGAGGCCTATAAGGAACACAAAGGTCAAGGGTCAGAGGTCACTGAGACAGAGGTGGAGGTGCTCTACGTACAGGTCAACCGCTTCTCCCTG gcATCTCATTTCTTCTGGGGCCTATGGGCTCTGATTCAGGCTGAGTTCTCCACCATTGATTTTGACTTCCTGGG ATACGCAGTCCTTCGCTTCAGCCAGTATTTCAAGATGAAGCCAGAGGTTGGAGCGCTGAACTTTCCAGAATAA